From Daucus carota subsp. sativus chromosome 6, DH1 v3.0, whole genome shotgun sequence, the proteins below share one genomic window:
- the LOC108227517 gene encoding tubulin alpha chain isoform X2: MRECISIHIGQAGIQVGNACWELYCLEHGIQPDGQMPSDKTVGGGDDAFNTFFSETGAGKHVPRAIFVDLEPTVIDEVRTGTYRQLFHPEQLISGKEDAANNFARGHYTIGKEIVDLCLDRIRKLADNCTGLQGFLVFNAVGGGTGSGLGSLLLERLSVDYGKKSKLGFTVYPSPQVSTSVVEPYNSVLSTHSLLEHTDVAILLDNEAIYDICRRSLDIERPTYTNLNRLVSQVISSLTASLRFDGALNVDVTEFQTNLVPYPRIHFMLSSYAPVISAEKAYHEQLSVAEITNSAFEPSSMMAKCDPRHGKYMACCLMYRGDVVPKDVNAAVATIKTKRTIQFVDWCPTGFKCGINYQPPTVVPGGDLAKVQRAVCMISNSTSVAEVKVSSRKLARISLHLRKIMKRLVLRVVRMKVMRERTTEGNMDHHDVTFVLFVSYDVFRCPVAVL, from the exons ATGAGAGAGTGCATCTCCATTCACATCGGTCAGGCTGGTATTCAGGTCGGAAATGCTTGCTGGGAACTCTATTGCCTTGAACACGGCATTcag CCTGATGGCCAGATGCCAAGTGACAAGACTGTTGGCGGAGGTGATGATGCTTTCAACACCTTTTTCAGCGAAACTGGTGCAGGGAAGCATGTCCCGAGGGCTATTTTTGTGGATCTTGAACCCACAGTGATTGATGAAGTTAGGACTGGAACTTATCGCCAGCTCTTTCACCCAGAGCAATTGATCAGTGGCAAGGAGGATGCTGCAAACAACTTTGCCCGTGGTCACTACACAA TTGGAAAAGAAATTGTTGATCTCTGCCTGGATCGTATCAGAAAGCTTGCTGATAACTGCACTGGACTCCAGGGCTTCCTTGTTTTTAATGCTGTCGGTGGGGGCACTGGGTCAGGTCTTGGTTCCTTGCTTCTAGAGCGTCTGTCTGTTGACTATGGAAAGAAGTCTAAACTCGGGTTTACTGTGTACCCTTCACCACAGGTCTCAACTTCAGTTGTTGAGCCCTACAACAGTGTCCTCTCGACACACTCCCTTCTTGAGCACACAGATGTTGCTATACTTCTTGACAATGAAGCAATATATGACATCTGCAGGCGCTCACTTGACATTGAGCGCCCAACCTACACCAATCTTAACAGGCTTGTTTCTCAG GTGATTTCCTCCCTGACTGCATCTCTGAGGTTTGATGGTGCCTTGAATGTGGATGTCACAGAATTTCAGACCAACTTGGTCCCCTATCCCAGGATTCACTTTATGCTTTCCTCCTATGCTCCTGTCATCTCAGCTGAGAAAGCATACCACGAGCAGCTTTCTGTGGCAGAAATCACGAACAGTGCATTTGAGCCTTCTTCTATGATGGCAAAGTGTGATCCCAGGCATGGAAAGTATATGGCTTGCTGCCTGATGTACCGTGGTGATGTTGTTCCCAAGGATGTGAATGCAGCTGTTGCTACTATTAAGACCAAGCGTACTATTCAGTTTGTTGACTGGTGCCCTACTGGTTTCAAGTGTGGTATCAACTACCAGCCACCCACTGTTGTTCCTGGTGGAGACCTTGCTAAGGTTCAAAGGGCTGTTTGCATGATCTCCAATTCAACCAGTGTCGCAGAGGT GAAGGTGAGTTCTCGGAAGCTCGCGAGGATCTCGCTGCACTTGAGAAAGATTATGAAGAGGTTGGTGCTGAGGGTGGTGAGGATGAAGGTGATGAGGGAGAGGACTACTGAAGGAAACATGGACCATCATGATGTGacctttgttttgtttgtttcttatGATGTTTTCAGATGTCCAGTCGCAGTACTGTGA
- the LOC108227517 gene encoding tubulin alpha-2 chain isoform X1 produces MRECISIHIGQAGIQVGNACWELYCLEHGIQPDGQMPSDKTVGGGDDAFNTFFSETGAGKHVPRAIFVDLEPTVIDEVRTGTYRQLFHPEQLISGKEDAANNFARGHYTIGKEIVDLCLDRIRKLADNCTGLQGFLVFNAVGGGTGSGLGSLLLERLSVDYGKKSKLGFTVYPSPQVSTSVVEPYNSVLSTHSLLEHTDVAILLDNEAIYDICRRSLDIERPTYTNLNRLVSQVISSLTASLRFDGALNVDVTEFQTNLVPYPRIHFMLSSYAPVISAEKAYHEQLSVAEITNSAFEPSSMMAKCDPRHGKYMACCLMYRGDVVPKDVNAAVATIKTKRTIQFVDWCPTGFKCGINYQPPTVVPGGDLAKVQRAVCMISNSTSVAEVFSRIDTKFDLMYSKRAFVHWYVGEGMEEGEFSEAREDLAALEKDYEEVGAEGGEDEGDEGEDY; encoded by the exons ATGAGAGAGTGCATCTCCATTCACATCGGTCAGGCTGGTATTCAGGTCGGAAATGCTTGCTGGGAACTCTATTGCCTTGAACACGGCATTcag CCTGATGGCCAGATGCCAAGTGACAAGACTGTTGGCGGAGGTGATGATGCTTTCAACACCTTTTTCAGCGAAACTGGTGCAGGGAAGCATGTCCCGAGGGCTATTTTTGTGGATCTTGAACCCACAGTGATTGATGAAGTTAGGACTGGAACTTATCGCCAGCTCTTTCACCCAGAGCAATTGATCAGTGGCAAGGAGGATGCTGCAAACAACTTTGCCCGTGGTCACTACACAA TTGGAAAAGAAATTGTTGATCTCTGCCTGGATCGTATCAGAAAGCTTGCTGATAACTGCACTGGACTCCAGGGCTTCCTTGTTTTTAATGCTGTCGGTGGGGGCACTGGGTCAGGTCTTGGTTCCTTGCTTCTAGAGCGTCTGTCTGTTGACTATGGAAAGAAGTCTAAACTCGGGTTTACTGTGTACCCTTCACCACAGGTCTCAACTTCAGTTGTTGAGCCCTACAACAGTGTCCTCTCGACACACTCCCTTCTTGAGCACACAGATGTTGCTATACTTCTTGACAATGAAGCAATATATGACATCTGCAGGCGCTCACTTGACATTGAGCGCCCAACCTACACCAATCTTAACAGGCTTGTTTCTCAG GTGATTTCCTCCCTGACTGCATCTCTGAGGTTTGATGGTGCCTTGAATGTGGATGTCACAGAATTTCAGACCAACTTGGTCCCCTATCCCAGGATTCACTTTATGCTTTCCTCCTATGCTCCTGTCATCTCAGCTGAGAAAGCATACCACGAGCAGCTTTCTGTGGCAGAAATCACGAACAGTGCATTTGAGCCTTCTTCTATGATGGCAAAGTGTGATCCCAGGCATGGAAAGTATATGGCTTGCTGCCTGATGTACCGTGGTGATGTTGTTCCCAAGGATGTGAATGCAGCTGTTGCTACTATTAAGACCAAGCGTACTATTCAGTTTGTTGACTGGTGCCCTACTGGTTTCAAGTGTGGTATCAACTACCAGCCACCCACTGTTGTTCCTGGTGGAGACCTTGCTAAGGTTCAAAGGGCTGTTTGCATGATCTCCAATTCAACCAGTGTCGCAGAGGTGTTCTCCCGAATTGATACCAAGTTTGATCTGATGTACTCAAAGCGTGCTTTTGTGCATTGGTACGTTGGTGAAGGAATGGAGGAAGGTGAGTTCTCGGAAGCTCGCGAGGATCTCGCTGCACTTGAGAAAGATTATGAAGAGGTTGGTGCTGAGGGTGGTGAGGATGAAGGTGATGAGGGAGAGGACTACTGA